The following are encoded together in the Lagopus muta isolate bLagMut1 chromosome 7, bLagMut1 primary, whole genome shotgun sequence genome:
- the NACAD gene encoding NAC-alpha domain-containing protein 1 isoform X43, with translation MPGETATSQGLQLEGAPPGDPAAPMPAKEEARPQPEGASYDAAERSPPSKGCPPPPPPPSLLPSDPLDTRIVMGEETHCPPELPPKTPPRHPELPPARLDPDLFFTAPSTPVRTGGPRLKPEEDGGDAESEGLGSPPTSPSGSYMTAEGGSWGSSGTASTSPSCSPNLLAEVPDGEPGPAAFIRRSSSSSSSSEDVAVTSIGQEDEEEEDDDDDEGSGQEEGFRLPHSHMAAPGLIPAALLPFRGSLLFEAEAVEITLVPAQAAAEPLSGEDEEDEDEEEDASTSASFLRSLSETSINEGVDESFAFHDDTSASSDSASYDGEEDERLYGTERHALGGPQMAAATPGDTEPSSEASGDIELHLRGDTAQLDGTGVSAGGSAQHEVALSPSLLEPTDGGEEDVGMEQRAAPEEEEVAMAALAVEADTELMGQAPIEPPSTEVNVEPSDEASVEALAAQISVEPGVEASIEALGAKPVAEASVELTDKAPMEALDVEGDAGETCAEALPAEADVKRVDEALCAEVSVGRMDETLSSSSSEMEEAPSLEPDTTQELDPIPEESPAPQPPVPTEPALLEEEILLEEEVPLAAVMEAQLEAEAGTLQPPCAGETKDPQPNGLGWDTPSLPAANGDRELDAVPAESPEPLCPPEQGDDSGEPQEDVSGHGDGRTDVMPAPLGTPAVGGDVQGDVIEQPLEEDTSLCEDGVASGSESPRVALSDGGSEVTQGVEEPLSPALGDMDEPRAASEDEASSKDVERGQSPERIPGEWDATAASEDSSPELLDTLCSHTDPSFFNPSQDSAGEVAAPGVPSPAPQPCLALCVLPPAPAPPPLHFTASEQEVYVGIPPDPLELLPPPGALLESAEDRRQVASMLQGVFGDLPAPGSPSQAPVELPCPPCAEDEAAAPEPKETPEPSDAGSIQCSPPASLQLDPAPMQGQEPPSKESLLLLSVDPNAKVTVEGEHSLPPPEEVEKEGVKAGSSPVKEEEEVVVVAGSILQEEQEEVVVTAAGSSPMEEEEVEVMVAGSIPQEEEEVMVAGSSPKEEEEEVVMVAGSIPKEEEEEAVMVAGSSPKEEEEEAGSSPKEEEEEAGSSPKEEEAVMVAGSIPQEEEEAVVIVAGSSSTPSLEDDHEGAEATPSLSAAVLPLEPPPEPSSPEDPMPQEPTEAAVPTPELAVPAEAAEPVPKVVAPVAIPLPAPCPQLSKLIQVPPLSSSPLPRLEDTSGLSEATRPEERPSVLPASRKLLEAPEPSPQKEKPRGRKAPAGSKGARGLEAEGGPRRAPRGSVQSESSSSSEAELPYRVPSPAEHLPAIALLEDKAAPRHGEANHKGSCNESESNDESIPELEEPEGAEPRPMQTQAPLTHSLGTGEESISKAKQSRSEKKARKAMSKLGLRQIHGVTRITIRKSKNILFVITKPDVFKSPASDIYIVFGEAKIEDLSQQVHKAAAEKFKVPMEHSPLITETAPALTIKEESEEEEEVDETGLEVRDIELVMAQANVSRPKAVRALRHNNNDIVNAIMELTM, from the exons ATGCCTGGAGAGACGGCTACGAGtcaggggctgcagctggagggag ccCCCCCAGGGGACCCCGCTGCCCCCATGCCTGCCAAAGAGGAAGCCCGCCCGCAGCCAGAGGGGGCCAGCTATGATGCAGCCGAGCGCAGCCCCCCCTCCaagggctgccccccaccaccGCCGCCTCCATCGTTGCTCCCCTCTGACCCCTTGGACACTCGCATCGTGATGGGCGAAGAGACGCACTGCCCCCCTGAGCTGCCCCCTAAAACACCCCCCCGGCATCCCGAGCTGCCCCCCGCCCGCCTCGACCCTGACCTCTTCTTCACAGCCCCCTCCACCCCGGTGAGGACGGGGGGACCCCGCTTGAAGCCTGAGGAGGATGGAGGGGATGCAGAGAGTGAGGGGCTGGGctctccccccacctccccatcTGGCTCCTACATGACGGCCGAagggggcagctgggggtccTCGGGCACGGCCAGCACGTCGCCCTCCTGCTCGCCCAACCTGCTGGCAGAGGTCCCTGATGGTGAGCCTGGTCCTGCAGCCTTCATCCGCCGCTCCTcgtcctcctcttcctcctcggAGGATGTGGCTGTGACCTCCATAGGGCAGgaggatgaagaagaagaagatgatgatgatgatgaaggCAGCGGGCAGGAGGAAGGCTTCAGGCTGCCCCACTCCCACATGGCTGCCCCTGGGCTCATCCCTGCCGCACTGCTGCCCTTCCGTGGCAGCCTGCTCTTTGAGGCTGAAGCTGTGGAGATCACCCTGGTGCCGGCCCAGGCAGCGGCCGAGCCGCTCTCaggtgaggatgaggaggatgaagatgaagagGAGGACGCCAGCACCTCAGCCTCCTTCCTGCGCTCGCTCTCAGAAACCTCCATCAATGAAGGGGTGGACGAGTCCTTTGCCTTCCACGATGACACCTCGGCCTCCTCTGACTCGGCCTCCTACGACGGTGAGGAGGATGAGCGGCTCTACGGCACTGAGCGCCACGCGCTGGGGGGACCGCAAATGGCCGCCGCCACCCCTGGGGACACCGAGCCTTCCTCAGAGGCCTCTGGGGACATCGAGCTGCATCTGCGTGGTGACACGGCACAGCTGGATGGCACTGGGGTGTCTGCGGGGGGGTCTGCACAGCATGAGGTGGCCCTGAGCCCCTCGCTTCTGGAGCCGACTGATGGCGGTGAGGAGGACGTGGGCATGGAGCAGCGTGCCGCCCCAGAGGAGGAAGAGGTCGCCATGGCGGCCCTCGCTGTGGAAGCTGACACAGAGCTGATGGGCCAGGCCCCCATTGAGCCCCCGAGCACAGAAGTCAACGTGGAACCATCGGATGAGGCGTCTGTCGAGGCCCTTGCTGCACAAATCAGTGTAGAGCCGGGGGTTGAAGCCTCCATTGAGGCCCTCGGTGCAAAGCCGGTGGCTGAGGCCTCTGTGGAGCTGACAGACAAAGCCCCCATGGAGGCCCTCGATGTGGAAGGCGATGCGGGTGAGACCTGCGCTGAGGCCCTCCCTGCAGAAGCTGATGTCAAACGGGTGGATGAGGCCCTCTGTGCTGAAGTCAGCGTGGGACGGATGGATGAGaccctcagctcctcctcctcggAGATGGAGGAGGCTCCCAGCCTGGAGCCTGATACCACGCAGGAGCTGGACCCCATCCCAGAGGAAAGTCCTGCACCGCAGCcccctgtccccacagagccggcactgctggaggaggagatcctgctggaggaggaggtgccACTGGCTGCCGTGATGGAGGCCCAGCTGGAGGCTGAAGCCGGTACCCTGCAGCCCCCCTGTGCTGGGGAGACCAAAGACCCCCAACCCAATGggctgggatgggacacccCGTCCCTGCCCGCTGCCAATGGTGACCGTGAGCTTGATGCTGTCCCGGCAGAGAGCCCTGAGCCTCTGTGTCCACCTGAGCAAGGCGATGACAGTGGGGAACCCCAGGAGGATGTGAGTGGCCATGGGGACGGCAGGACAGATGTCATGCCTGCACCATTGGGGACCCCTGCCGTCGGTGGGGATGTGCAGGGTGATGTCATTGAGCAGCCCCTTGAGGAGGACACGTCGCTCTGTGAGGACGGGGTGGCCTCAGGCAGTGAGTCCCCACGGGTGGCACTGAGTGATGGTGGCAGCGAGGTGACGCAGGGTGTGGAGGAGCCTCTCAGCCCTGCGCTGGGGGATATGGATGAGCCACGTGCTGCCTCTGAGGATGAAGCCTCCAGCAAGGATGTGGAGCGAGGCCAGAGCCCAGAGCGCATCCCTGGTGAGTGGGATGCCACAGCTGCCTCCGAGGACTCGTCCCCAGAACTGCTGGACACCTTGTGCTCCCACACCGACCCCAGCTTCTTCAACCCCTCCCAGGACAGTGCGGGGGAAGTGGCTGCCCCTGGGGTCCCCTCTCcggccccacagccctgcctggccCTCTGCgtgctgcccccagcccctgcACCCCCACCACTTCACTTCACTGCTTCAGAGCAAGAGGTGTACGTGGGGATCCCTCCAGACCCCCTTGAACTGCTCCCACCACCTGGTGCCTTGTTGGAGAGTGCGGAGGACCGCCGGCAAGTGGCCTCCATGCTGCAGGGGGTCTTTGGGGACCTGCCTGCCCCAGGGAGCCCCAGCCAAGCCCCTGTGGAGCTGCCATGTCCTCCCTGTGCTGAGGATGAAGCTGCTGCACCTGAACCCAAAGAGACCCCAGAGCCCAGCGATGCAGGGAGCATCCAGTGTTCTCCCCCAGCCTCGCTGCAGCTGGACCCAGCCCCTATGCAGGGCCAGGAGCCCCCCAGCAAGGAGTCCCTGCTCCTACTCAGTGTAGACCCCAATGCCAAAGTCACGGTGGAGGGGGAGCATTCCCTGCCGCCCCCTgaggaggtggagaaggagggAGTGAAGGCAGGGTCCAGCCCcgtgaaggaggaggaagaggtggtAGTGGTGGCAGGATCCATTCTGCAGGAGGAACaagaggaggtggtggtgacagcagcaggatcCAGCCCcatggaggaggaagaggtggaGGTGATGGTGGCAGGATCCATCcctcaggaggaggaggaggtgatggTGGCAGGATCCAGCCccaaggaggaggaagaggag gtggtGATGGTGGCAGGATCCATCCccaaggaggaggaagaggag gcggTGATGGTGGCAGGATCCAGCCccaaggaggaggaagaggaggcaggATCCAGCCccaaggaggaggaagaggaggcaggATCCAGCCccaaggaggaggaggcggtGATGGTGGCAGGGTCCATCcctcaggaggaggaagaggcagtGGTGATTGTGGCAGGATCCAGCTCCACACCTAGCCTTGAGGATGACCATGAAGGCGCAGAAGCCACTCCCAGCCTCTCAGCGGCTGTTCTGCCCTTGGAACCCCCTCcagagcccagctctccagAGGACCCCATGCCCCAAGAGCCCACCGAAGCTGCAGTGCCCACTCCTGAGCTTGCAGTGCCCGCTGAGGCTGCAGAGCCCGTTCCCAAGGTTGTGGCACCGGTTGCCATCCCGCTGCCTGCTCCCTGTCCACAGCTCTCCAAACTCATCCAAGTgcctcctctctcctcctcgCCGCTGCCACGCTTGGAGGACACCTCAGGGCTCAGCGAGGCCACGCGGCCAGAGGAACGTCCGTCTGTCCTGCCGGCCTCCAGGAAGCTGCTGGAGG CCCCAGAGCCATCCCCACAGAAGGAGAAGCCGAGGGGCAGGAAGGCACCGGCTGGCAGTAAGGGTGCACGAGGGCTGGAGGCAGAGGGGGGACCCCGCCGTGCGCCCCGGGGCTCAGTGCAGTCCGAATCGAGCTCCTCCAGTGAGGCAGAGTTGCCCTACCgtgtccccagccctgctgagcacCTGCCTGCCATCGCTCTGCTTGAGGACAAAGCGGCACCGCGGCACGGTGAGGCCAACCATAAAG GATCGTGCAATGAGTCTGAGAGCAACGATGAGTCCATCCCGGAGCTGGAGGAGCCTGAGGGCGCAGAGCCACGGCCCATGCAGACTCAG GCGCCGCTCACCCACTCGCTGGGCACCGGGGAGGAGAGCATCAGTAAAGCCAAGCAGAGCCGCAGTGAGAAGAAGGCCAGGAAG GCCATGTCCAAGCTGGGACTGAGGCAGATCCACGGTGTCACCCGCATCACCATCCGCAAGTCCAAGAACATCCTCTTTGTCATCACCAAGCCTGATGTCTTCAAGAGCCCTGCATCTGACATCTACATCGTCTTTGGGGAAGCCAAg ATCGAGGACCTGTCGCAGCAGGTGCACAAGGCTGCGGCTGAGAAGTTCAAGGTGCCCATGGAGCACTCCCCACTGATCACAGAGACGGCGCCTGCGCTCACCATCAAGGAGGAGAGcgaggaggaagaagag GTGGATGAGACAGGATTGGAAGTGCGGGACATAGAGCTGGTCATGGCCCAGGCCAACGTCTCGCGCCCCAAAGCCGTGCGGGCACTCAGGCACAACAATAATGACATTGTCAATGCCATCATG GAGCTGACCATGTAG
- the NACAD gene encoding NAC-alpha domain-containing protein 1 isoform X39 encodes MPGETATSQGLQLEGAPPGDPAAPMPAKEEARPQPEGASYDAAERSPPSKGCPPPPPPPSLLPSDPLDTRIVMGEETHCPPELPPKTPPRHPELPPARLDPDLFFTAPSTPVRTGGPRLKPEEDGGDAESEGLGSPPTSPSGSYMTAEGGSWGSSGTASTSPSCSPNLLAEVPDGEPGPAAFIRRSSSSSSSSEDVAVTSIGQEDEEEEDDDDDEGSGQEEGFRLPHSHMAAPGLIPAALLPFRGSLLFEAEAVEITLVPAQAAAEPLSGEDEEDEDEEEDASTSASFLRSLSETSINEGVDESFAFHDDTSASSDSASYDGEEDERLYGTERHALGGPQMAAATPGDTEPSSEASGDIELHLRGDTAQLDGTGVSAGGSAQHEVALSPSLLEPTDGGEEDVGMEQRAAPEEEEVAMAALAVEADTELMGQAPIEPPSTEVNVEPSDEASVEALAAQISVEPGVEASIEALGAKPVAEASVELTDKAPMEALDVEGDAGETCAEALPAEADVKRVDEALCAEVSVGRMDETLSSSSSEMEEAPSLEPDTTQELDPIPEESPAPQPPVPTEPALLEEEILLEEEVPLAAVMEAQLEAEAGTLQPPCAGETKDPQPNGLGWDTPSLPAANGDRELDAVPAESPEPLCPPEQGDDSGEPQEDVSGHGDGRTDVMPAPLGTPAVGGDVQGDVIEQPLEEDTSLCEDGVASGSESPRVALSDGGSEVTQGVEEPLSPALGDMDEPRAASEDEASSKDVERGQSPERIPGEWDATAASEDSSPELLDTLCSHTDPSFFNPSQDSAGEVAAPGVPSPAPQPCLALCVLPPAPAPPPLHFTASEQEVYVGIPPDPLELLPPPGALLESAEDRRQVASMLQGVFGDLPAPGSPSQAPVELPCPPCAEDEAAAPEPKETPEPSDAGSIQCSPPASLQLDPAPMQGQEPPSKESLLLLSVDPNAKVTVEGEHSLPPPEEVEKEGVKAGSSPVKEEEEVVVVAGSILQEEQEEVVVTAAGSSPMEEEEVEVMVAGSIPQEEEEVMVAGSSPKEEEEEVVMVAGSIPKEEEEEAVMVAGSSPKKEEEEAVMVAGSSPKEEEEEAGSSPKEEEEEAGSSPKEEEAVMVAGSIPQEEEEAVVIVAGSSSTPSLEDDHEGAEATPSLSAAVLPLEPPPEPSSPEDPMPQEPTEAAVPTPELAVPAEAAEPVPKVVAPVAIPLPAPCPQLSKLIQVPPLSSSPLPRLEDTSGLSEATRPEERPSVLPASRKLLEAPEPSPQKEKPRGRKAPAGSKGARGLEAEGGPRRAPRGSVQSESSSSSEAELPYRVPSPAEHLPAIALLEDKAAPRHGEANHKGSCNESESNDESIPELEEPEGAEPRPMQTQAPLTHSLGTGEESISKAKQSRSEKKARKAMSKLGLRQIHGVTRITIRKSKNILFVITKPDVFKSPASDIYIVFGEAKIEDLSQQVHKAAAEKFKVPMEHSPLITETAPALTIKEESEEEEEVDETGLEVRDIELVMAQANVSRPKAVRALRHNNNDIVNAIMELTM; translated from the exons ATGCCTGGAGAGACGGCTACGAGtcaggggctgcagctggagggag ccCCCCCAGGGGACCCCGCTGCCCCCATGCCTGCCAAAGAGGAAGCCCGCCCGCAGCCAGAGGGGGCCAGCTATGATGCAGCCGAGCGCAGCCCCCCCTCCaagggctgccccccaccaccGCCGCCTCCATCGTTGCTCCCCTCTGACCCCTTGGACACTCGCATCGTGATGGGCGAAGAGACGCACTGCCCCCCTGAGCTGCCCCCTAAAACACCCCCCCGGCATCCCGAGCTGCCCCCCGCCCGCCTCGACCCTGACCTCTTCTTCACAGCCCCCTCCACCCCGGTGAGGACGGGGGGACCCCGCTTGAAGCCTGAGGAGGATGGAGGGGATGCAGAGAGTGAGGGGCTGGGctctccccccacctccccatcTGGCTCCTACATGACGGCCGAagggggcagctgggggtccTCGGGCACGGCCAGCACGTCGCCCTCCTGCTCGCCCAACCTGCTGGCAGAGGTCCCTGATGGTGAGCCTGGTCCTGCAGCCTTCATCCGCCGCTCCTcgtcctcctcttcctcctcggAGGATGTGGCTGTGACCTCCATAGGGCAGgaggatgaagaagaagaagatgatgatgatgatgaaggCAGCGGGCAGGAGGAAGGCTTCAGGCTGCCCCACTCCCACATGGCTGCCCCTGGGCTCATCCCTGCCGCACTGCTGCCCTTCCGTGGCAGCCTGCTCTTTGAGGCTGAAGCTGTGGAGATCACCCTGGTGCCGGCCCAGGCAGCGGCCGAGCCGCTCTCaggtgaggatgaggaggatgaagatgaagagGAGGACGCCAGCACCTCAGCCTCCTTCCTGCGCTCGCTCTCAGAAACCTCCATCAATGAAGGGGTGGACGAGTCCTTTGCCTTCCACGATGACACCTCGGCCTCCTCTGACTCGGCCTCCTACGACGGTGAGGAGGATGAGCGGCTCTACGGCACTGAGCGCCACGCGCTGGGGGGACCGCAAATGGCCGCCGCCACCCCTGGGGACACCGAGCCTTCCTCAGAGGCCTCTGGGGACATCGAGCTGCATCTGCGTGGTGACACGGCACAGCTGGATGGCACTGGGGTGTCTGCGGGGGGGTCTGCACAGCATGAGGTGGCCCTGAGCCCCTCGCTTCTGGAGCCGACTGATGGCGGTGAGGAGGACGTGGGCATGGAGCAGCGTGCCGCCCCAGAGGAGGAAGAGGTCGCCATGGCGGCCCTCGCTGTGGAAGCTGACACAGAGCTGATGGGCCAGGCCCCCATTGAGCCCCCGAGCACAGAAGTCAACGTGGAACCATCGGATGAGGCGTCTGTCGAGGCCCTTGCTGCACAAATCAGTGTAGAGCCGGGGGTTGAAGCCTCCATTGAGGCCCTCGGTGCAAAGCCGGTGGCTGAGGCCTCTGTGGAGCTGACAGACAAAGCCCCCATGGAGGCCCTCGATGTGGAAGGCGATGCGGGTGAGACCTGCGCTGAGGCCCTCCCTGCAGAAGCTGATGTCAAACGGGTGGATGAGGCCCTCTGTGCTGAAGTCAGCGTGGGACGGATGGATGAGaccctcagctcctcctcctcggAGATGGAGGAGGCTCCCAGCCTGGAGCCTGATACCACGCAGGAGCTGGACCCCATCCCAGAGGAAAGTCCTGCACCGCAGCcccctgtccccacagagccggcactgctggaggaggagatcctgctggaggaggaggtgccACTGGCTGCCGTGATGGAGGCCCAGCTGGAGGCTGAAGCCGGTACCCTGCAGCCCCCCTGTGCTGGGGAGACCAAAGACCCCCAACCCAATGggctgggatgggacacccCGTCCCTGCCCGCTGCCAATGGTGACCGTGAGCTTGATGCTGTCCCGGCAGAGAGCCCTGAGCCTCTGTGTCCACCTGAGCAAGGCGATGACAGTGGGGAACCCCAGGAGGATGTGAGTGGCCATGGGGACGGCAGGACAGATGTCATGCCTGCACCATTGGGGACCCCTGCCGTCGGTGGGGATGTGCAGGGTGATGTCATTGAGCAGCCCCTTGAGGAGGACACGTCGCTCTGTGAGGACGGGGTGGCCTCAGGCAGTGAGTCCCCACGGGTGGCACTGAGTGATGGTGGCAGCGAGGTGACGCAGGGTGTGGAGGAGCCTCTCAGCCCTGCGCTGGGGGATATGGATGAGCCACGTGCTGCCTCTGAGGATGAAGCCTCCAGCAAGGATGTGGAGCGAGGCCAGAGCCCAGAGCGCATCCCTGGTGAGTGGGATGCCACAGCTGCCTCCGAGGACTCGTCCCCAGAACTGCTGGACACCTTGTGCTCCCACACCGACCCCAGCTTCTTCAACCCCTCCCAGGACAGTGCGGGGGAAGTGGCTGCCCCTGGGGTCCCCTCTCcggccccacagccctgcctggccCTCTGCgtgctgcccccagcccctgcACCCCCACCACTTCACTTCACTGCTTCAGAGCAAGAGGTGTACGTGGGGATCCCTCCAGACCCCCTTGAACTGCTCCCACCACCTGGTGCCTTGTTGGAGAGTGCGGAGGACCGCCGGCAAGTGGCCTCCATGCTGCAGGGGGTCTTTGGGGACCTGCCTGCCCCAGGGAGCCCCAGCCAAGCCCCTGTGGAGCTGCCATGTCCTCCCTGTGCTGAGGATGAAGCTGCTGCACCTGAACCCAAAGAGACCCCAGAGCCCAGCGATGCAGGGAGCATCCAGTGTTCTCCCCCAGCCTCGCTGCAGCTGGACCCAGCCCCTATGCAGGGCCAGGAGCCCCCCAGCAAGGAGTCCCTGCTCCTACTCAGTGTAGACCCCAATGCCAAAGTCACGGTGGAGGGGGAGCATTCCCTGCCGCCCCCTgaggaggtggagaaggagggAGTGAAGGCAGGGTCCAGCCCcgtgaaggaggaggaagaggtggtAGTGGTGGCAGGATCCATTCTGCAGGAGGAACaagaggaggtggtggtgacagcagcaggatcCAGCCCcatggaggaggaagaggtggaGGTGATGGTGGCAGGATCCATCcctcaggaggaggaggaggtgatggTGGCAGGATCCAGCCccaaggaggaggaagaggag gtggtGATGGTGGCAGGATCCATCCccaaggaggaggaagaggag gcagtGATGGTGGCAGGATCCAGCCccaagaaggaggaagaggaggcggTGATGGTGGCAGGATCCAGCCccaaggaggaggaagaggaggcaggATCCAGCCccaaggaggaggaagaggaggcaggATCCAGCCccaaggaggaggaggcggtGATGGTGGCAGGGTCCATCcctcaggaggaggaagaggcagtGGTGATTGTGGCAGGATCCAGCTCCACACCTAGCCTTGAGGATGACCATGAAGGCGCAGAAGCCACTCCCAGCCTCTCAGCGGCTGTTCTGCCCTTGGAACCCCCTCcagagcccagctctccagAGGACCCCATGCCCCAAGAGCCCACCGAAGCTGCAGTGCCCACTCCTGAGCTTGCAGTGCCCGCTGAGGCTGCAGAGCCCGTTCCCAAGGTTGTGGCACCGGTTGCCATCCCGCTGCCTGCTCCCTGTCCACAGCTCTCCAAACTCATCCAAGTgcctcctctctcctcctcgCCGCTGCCACGCTTGGAGGACACCTCAGGGCTCAGCGAGGCCACGCGGCCAGAGGAACGTCCGTCTGTCCTGCCGGCCTCCAGGAAGCTGCTGGAGG CCCCAGAGCCATCCCCACAGAAGGAGAAGCCGAGGGGCAGGAAGGCACCGGCTGGCAGTAAGGGTGCACGAGGGCTGGAGGCAGAGGGGGGACCCCGCCGTGCGCCCCGGGGCTCAGTGCAGTCCGAATCGAGCTCCTCCAGTGAGGCAGAGTTGCCCTACCgtgtccccagccctgctgagcacCTGCCTGCCATCGCTCTGCTTGAGGACAAAGCGGCACCGCGGCACGGTGAGGCCAACCATAAAG GATCGTGCAATGAGTCTGAGAGCAACGATGAGTCCATCCCGGAGCTGGAGGAGCCTGAGGGCGCAGAGCCACGGCCCATGCAGACTCAG GCGCCGCTCACCCACTCGCTGGGCACCGGGGAGGAGAGCATCAGTAAAGCCAAGCAGAGCCGCAGTGAGAAGAAGGCCAGGAAG GCCATGTCCAAGCTGGGACTGAGGCAGATCCACGGTGTCACCCGCATCACCATCCGCAAGTCCAAGAACATCCTCTTTGTCATCACCAAGCCTGATGTCTTCAAGAGCCCTGCATCTGACATCTACATCGTCTTTGGGGAAGCCAAg ATCGAGGACCTGTCGCAGCAGGTGCACAAGGCTGCGGCTGAGAAGTTCAAGGTGCCCATGGAGCACTCCCCACTGATCACAGAGACGGCGCCTGCGCTCACCATCAAGGAGGAGAGcgaggaggaagaagag GTGGATGAGACAGGATTGGAAGTGCGGGACATAGAGCTGGTCATGGCCCAGGCCAACGTCTCGCGCCCCAAAGCCGTGCGGGCACTCAGGCACAACAATAATGACATTGTCAATGCCATCATG GAGCTGACCATGTAG